From Bacteroidota bacterium, one genomic window encodes:
- a CDS encoding lycopene cyclase domain-containing protein has translation MTYLQFHLIFTLPVIFYLKMTGPKVFARDMTKATVSLFVIASIAFIWTTPWDNYLIQQGIWGYGQGRVLGTLGYVPVEEYFFFLAQPLLTGFWLYRLIWKSNLIQPAEPSNRARYVGSACMLILSLVGVALLSVESALYLALILVWACPMLLIQWLYGGHHLWRLRKLCFVAVSLPTLYLWCADWIALHFGIWHISDRFTTGAHLFGLPIEEALFFLVTNMLVVQGLVLMLHTWNVKALRHKTPVFYGNH, from the coding sequence ATGACCTACTTGCAGTTCCACCTGATTTTTACGTTACCAGTTATTTTTTACCTGAAAATGACTGGGCCGAAGGTTTTTGCGCGCGATATGACCAAGGCAACGGTTTCGCTTTTTGTGATCGCGTCTATTGCCTTTATTTGGACCACACCCTGGGACAACTACCTGATTCAACAAGGTATTTGGGGCTATGGACAGGGTCGCGTGCTTGGTACACTTGGCTATGTCCCTGTTGAAGAGTATTTCTTTTTTCTTGCTCAGCCCTTGCTGACAGGGTTTTGGCTGTACCGCCTGATCTGGAAATCCAACCTGATCCAGCCGGCAGAACCCAGTAACCGGGCAAGGTATGTGGGCAGCGCCTGTATGCTGATTTTAAGCCTTGTAGGTGTAGCGTTATTATCTGTTGAGTCGGCGCTTTACCTTGCGCTAATCCTCGTGTGGGCTTGCCCGATGCTTCTTATTCAGTGGTTGTATGGCGGTCATCACCTGTGGCGGTTGCGCAAGTTATGTTTTGTGGCCGTTTCCTTGCCTACGCTGTATCTATGGTGTGCTGATTGGATCGCCCTCCATTTTGGCATCTGGCATATTTCCGATCGGTTCACTACTGGTGCGCATCTTTTCGGATTGCCCATCGAAGAAGCGCTGTTTTTTCTCGTAACAAACATGCTTGTTGTCCAGGGACTGGTGCTGATGCTGCACACCTGGAACGTCAAAGCGCTGCGTCATAAAACCCCCGTGTTTTATGGCAACCACTGA
- a CDS encoding Brp/Blh family beta-carotene 15,15'-dioxygenase yields MATTEFVVSESRRLHFSTLIQQVPYVCIALFVALHAILPTPEGIWLYVPLLASMLFLGLPHGAVDHMVLLQLQNKVCSPVALARVIFPYLVLAGCYLVMWFLTPALAFGLFILITWFHWGQGDVHTLVIFARAAHLTSVHMRRLALVVRGGLPMLIPLLAFPEVYQEVFTGITSRFTTAAATDITWPFAPSFRLGMGLGFAGLTTFYFLYGFYKLRWGLNRAYLEDLAEVILLAVLFASVHPLVAIGLYFCCWHAVRHIARIVVFSVRDDQPDTGHQVEMKHGAIKLPVIKQGIRRFFIQALPTTLVALLGLGMLHALVPHTPESVAEFTGLYLVLIAVLTVPHVWVVWRMDTAEGVWSTLPQKETVIPVPNS; encoded by the coding sequence ATGGCAACCACTGAGTTCGTTGTTTCAGAGAGCCGGCGCCTGCATTTTTCTACTTTGATTCAGCAAGTGCCGTACGTATGTATCGCTTTGTTTGTAGCGCTGCATGCCATACTTCCTACACCTGAAGGTATTTGGTTATACGTTCCGCTGTTGGCAAGTATGCTATTTCTTGGGCTGCCGCATGGCGCTGTTGACCACATGGTTTTGCTACAGTTGCAGAACAAGGTGTGCAGCCCAGTTGCGTTGGCTCGCGTAATTTTCCCATATCTCGTGTTGGCTGGCTGTTATTTGGTGATGTGGTTTCTAACGCCGGCCCTGGCCTTTGGCTTGTTCATTCTGATTACCTGGTTTCACTGGGGGCAGGGGGATGTACACACGCTGGTGATTTTTGCTCGTGCAGCTCACCTAACCTCGGTGCATATGCGCCGGCTCGCGCTTGTGGTACGCGGCGGACTGCCTATGTTAATACCGCTCCTTGCCTTTCCTGAAGTCTACCAAGAGGTGTTTACGGGTATAACAAGTCGTTTTACAACGGCAGCAGCTACCGACATAACCTGGCCATTTGCCCCCAGCTTTCGATTAGGAATGGGTTTGGGATTTGCAGGCTTGACCACGTTTTACTTCCTGTATGGATTTTACAAGCTCCGCTGGGGACTCAATCGGGCTTATTTGGAAGACCTGGCTGAAGTGATCTTGCTGGCTGTCTTATTTGCGTCGGTGCATCCGCTTGTTGCGATCGGCCTTTATTTTTGCTGCTGGCACGCCGTCCGGCACATTGCGCGGATAGTTGTTTTCTCAGTGCGCGATGATCAGCCTGATACCGGGCATCAGGTTGAAATGAAACACGGGGCAATTAAACTCCCGGTAATTAAACAGGGCATACGGCGCTTTTTTATACAGGCGTTGCCAACCACCCTGGTCGCGTTACTTGGCCTTGGTATGCTGCATGCGCTGGTGCCGCATACGCCAGAGTCGGTCGCAGAATTTACAGGTCTCTATCTCGTGTTAATTGCTGTGCTTACTGTACCGCATGTCTGGGTTGTCTGGCGGATGGATACTGCGGAGGGGGTTTGGTCGACGCTTCCTCAGAAAGAAACCGTAATCCCTGTTCCTAATTCGTAA